A genomic region of Ovis aries strain OAR_USU_Benz2616 breed Rambouillet chromosome 20, ARS-UI_Ramb_v3.0, whole genome shotgun sequence contains the following coding sequences:
- the LOC101119515 gene encoding olfactory receptor 2B11-like gives MNAGNASTPQFFILLGFSDHPWLEMPLFTIVLAAYICTLAGNISIIVISRVDPQLDSPMYFFLSNLSFLDLCFTTTTTPQLLLNLWGPDKSITYGGCVTQFYMFHFLGATECILLAVMSLDRYVAICKPLRYPVIMKQQLCIFLVVMAWLSGLANSLLQSSLTIQLPLCGNNKVDDFLCEVPVMIKMSCADTTFNVAMLSTVGTFYSLVPLSLILVSYGFIVATVLRIRSSEGKKKAFNTCSSHVIVVSLFYGPVISMYVQPSSTNSQDKNKLMSLFYSLVTPMLNPFIYTLRNKDMKRAMMSLLVLLYHQRRE, from the coding sequence ATGAATGCAGGCAATGCAAGTACCCCACAGTTTTTCATTCTCTTGGGTTTCTCTGACCATCCCTGGTTGGAAATGCCACTCTTCACAATAGTTCTTGCTGCTTACATCTGCACATTAGCGGGAAACATCTCGATTATTGTGATATCCAGGGTAGATCCTCAACTTGACAGCCCTatgtacttcttcctttccaacctCTCCTTCCTGGACCTTTGTTTTACTACAACCACCACCCCTCAACTGCTGCTGAACCTCTGGGGCCCAGATAAGTCTATCACTTATGGAGGCTGTGTGACCCAGTTTTATATGTTTCACTTCCTGGGAGCCACTGAATGCATCCTCTTAGCTGTGATGTCCTTGGATCGttatgtggccatctgcaagccttTGAGGTACCCAGTTATCATGAAACAGCAACTCTGTATCTTCCTAGTGGTCATGGCATGGCTAAGTGGTTTGGCTAACTCCTTGCTTCAGTCATCCCTCACCATCCAGCTGCCACTCTGTGGCAACAACAAGGTAGATGACTTCCTGTGTGAGGTCCCAGTGATGATCAAGATGTCATGTGCTGACACCACATTCAATGTAGCTATGCTCTCTACTGTGGGCACTTTCTATTCCCTGGTTCCCTTGTCACTTATTCTTGTCTCCTACGGGTTCATTGTAGCTACAGTGCTCAGAATTCGGTCCTCAGAGGGAAAGAAGAAGGCCTTTAACACATGTAGTTCTCATGTTATTGTTGTATCTCTCTTCTATGGACCGGTAATTAGCATGTATGTGCAACCTTCTTCTACTAACTCCCAGGATAAGAACAAACTAATGTCCCTTTTCTACAGTTTGGTAACTCCTATGCTTAAtccttttatttatactttaaggaacaaagacatgaaaagggCAATGATGAGCCTTCTTGTCTTATTGTACCATCAAAGAAGAGAATAA
- the LOC114109704 gene encoding olfactory receptor 2B11-like, with protein sequence MELINKSHPEEFILLGFADRPWLELPLFITLLITYPMAMMGNIAIILVSKLDLRLHSPMYFFLTNLSFLDMCYTTSIVPQMLFNLGTSKKTISYIGCAVQLYFFHIMGGTECLLLALMSFDRYVAICKPLHYTLIMNQRVCILLVATVWLSGMTYAVSEATVTLQLPLCGRNTLDHLLCEIPVLIKTACGEKGANELTLSVVCIFFLAVPLCLILISYACIGHAVFKIKSLEGRKKAFGTCSSHLIVVFLFYGPAISMYLQPPSSISRDQPKFMALFYGVVTPTLNPFIYTLRNKDVKGALGNLMRSVFTCK encoded by the coding sequence ATGGAACTAATTAACAAAAGCCATCCTGAAGAGTTTATTCTACTAGGCTTTGCTGACCGTCCTTGGCTAGAGCTTCCTCTATTCATTACTCTGCTTATAACATACCCCATGGCCATGATGGGAAACATAGCCATCATTCTGGTGTCCAAGTTAGACCTCCGTCTGCACAGccccatgtatttcttccttaCCAACCTCTCCTTTTTGGACATGTGCTACACCACAAGCATTGTCCCTCAGATGCTCTTTAACCTGGGAACATCTAAGAAGACAATCAGCTATATAGGGTGTGCTGTTCAGCTTTATTTCTTCCACATAATGGGGGGCACAGAATGTCTGCTTTTGGCTCTTATGTCTTTTGATCGCtacgtggccatctgcaagcctcTACACTACACCCTCATCATGAATCAGCGCGTCTGTATCTTATTAGTGGCCACCGTGTGGCTGAGTGGAATGACCTATGCTGTCTCAGAGGCCACTGTCACCTTACAGTTACCACTGTGTGGTCGCAATACCCTGGATCACTTGCTATGTGAGATTCCTGTTCTGATAAAGACTGCCTGTGGTGAAAAGGGGGCTAATGAGCTCACACTCTCAGTggtatgcatttttttcttagcTGTGCCACTATGCTTAATTCTTATTTCCTATGCTTGCATTGGACATGCTGTATTTAAGATTAAATCtttggagggaaggaaaaaagccTTTGGGACATGTTCTTcccatctcattgtagttttcctATTTTATGGTCCAGCCATTAGCATGTACCTTCAGCCCCCCTCCTCCATCTCAAGAGACCAGCCCAAGTTCATGGCTCTCTTCTATGGAGTAGTGACTCCTACACTCAACCCTTTCATCTATACTCTGAGGAATAAGGATGTTAAGGGGGCACTGGGCAACCTCATGAGGAGTGTATTCACTTGCAAGTGA